One stretch of Pomacea canaliculata isolate SZHN2017 linkage group LG1, ASM307304v1, whole genome shotgun sequence DNA includes these proteins:
- the LOC112561901 gene encoding ADAM 17-like protease isoform X2 — protein MGGGNIYSTATYIAGVMERVDAIFRNTVWNIDYEISGMGFELAEMKIETNASNNGYNAAKSDWDPLKLLQAFGHNLEYKKFCVAHLFTYEKFDNNVLGLAYIAPTTEGSVGGMCSLTRFIDGQETALNTGWSSSKDSTGETVLTRQAELVTAHELGHNWGAEHDPDTSSCSPSAVVNNGKYLMYAYSVTGYDTNNDKFSPCSRRDIGAVLAVKAQKCFSETPENTSCGNGLKDDNEECDAGYIGRFGLDPCCTKACRFSNGSVCSPVNFPCCFNCQLAPQGFTCQSASDITCLAESKCNGYSYSCPEPANKLDNSTCLDEGLCRNGSCLAFCEARGLISCACNRESESCQRCCRVGPQAECTPYIPMSRLPNGRPCVVGYCLEGACKKTESSVIQRLFDVFENLTVDGVLDFFRKNVVGCIIVFSLIFWIPISCCVSFQDRKKRNSLIQEGNRELQMNGNKFRGKFESGL, from the exons ATGGGCGGTGGGAACATCTATAGCACTGCAACCTACATT GCAGGAGTCATGGAGAGAGTAGATGCAATCTTCCGCAACACTGTGTGGAATATTGATTATGAAATCTCAGGCATGGGATTTGAACTGGCCGAG ATGAAGATTGAGACTAACGCCAGTAACAAtggttacaatgcagctaaaaGCGATTGGGACCCTCTGAAACTTCTGCAG GCATTTGGTCACAATCTAGAGTACAAAAAGTTCTGTGTGGCACACCTGTTTACTTATGAAAAGTTTGACAACAATGTTTTGGGACTAGCCTACATCGCCCCAACTACTGAGGGATCTGTCGGTGGCATGTGCTCTCTTA CTCGTTTTATCGATGGGCAAGAAACAGCTCTTAACACAGGATGGAGCTCTTCCAAGGATAGTACTGGTGAAACCGTACTTACACGACAGGCAGAGCTTGTAACAGCTCATG AACTTG GTCATAACTGGGGCGCTGAGCATGACCCTGACACCAGCAGCTGTTCTCCATCTGCAGTGGTCAATAATGGCAAATACCTTATGTATGCCTATTCCGTCACTGGCTATGACACAAATAATGAT AAATTTTCCCCTTGTAGCAGGCGTGACATTGGAGCTGTTCTTGCTGTAAAGGCTCAGAAATGTTTCAGTG AAACTCCAGAGAATACGTCATGTGGTAATGGACTTAAAGATGATAACGAAGAGTGCGATGCTGGATACATAGGTCGATTTGGCCTTGACCCTTGCTGTACTAAGGCCTGTCGTTTTTCCAATGGCTCTGTCTGCAG cCCGGTAAATTTTCCCTGCTGCTTCAATTGCCAGCTAGCACCCCAGGGCTTCACCTGCCAATCTGCCTCTGATATAACATGCCTTGCAGAATCAAAATGCAA TGGGTACAGTTATTCCTGTCCAGAACCAGCAAACAAACTGGATAACTCAACATGTCTTGATGA AGGATTGTGTCGAAATGGGTCATGCCTAGCATTCTGTGAGGCTCGTGGTCTAATCTCTTGCGCATGTAATCGAG AATCGGAGTCCTGTCAACGATGTTGCCGTGTTGGCCCACAGGCTGAATGCACGCCATACATTCCTATGAGTCGCTTGCCTAACGGTCGACCCTGTGTAGTCGGATATTGTCTAGAA GGGGCCTGCAAAAAAACAGAGTCTTCAGTTATTCAGCGACTGTTTGATGTGTTTGAAAACCTAACTGTTGATGGAGTAT TGGATTTTTTCCGTAAAAATGTGGTTGGCTGCATCATTGTCTTCTCATTGATTTTCTGGATCCCCATCAGCTGCTGTGTCTCCTTTCAG gatcggaagaaaagaaacagtttgATCCAGGAAGGAAATAGGGAATTACAAATG AATGGAAACAAGTTCAGAGGTAAGTTTGAAAGTGGTTTATAA
- the LOC112561901 gene encoding ADAM 17-like protease isoform X3: MGGGNIYSTATYIAGVMERVDAIFRNTVWNIDYEISGMGFELAEMKIETNASNNGYNAAKSDWDPLKLLQAFGHNLEYKKFCVAHLFTYEKFDNNVLGLAYIAPTTEGSVGGMCSLTRFIDGQETALNTGWSSSKDSTGETVLTRQAELVTAHELGHNWGAEHDPDTSSCSPSAVVNNGKYLMYAYSVTGYDTNNDKFSPCSRRDIGAVLAVKAQKCFSETPENTSCGNGLKDDNEECDAGYIGRFGLDPCCTKACRFSNGSVCSPVNFPCCFNCQLAPQGFTCQSASDITCLAESKCNGYSYSCPEPANKLDNSTCLDEGLCRNGSCLAFCEARGLISCACNRESESCQRCCRVGPQAECTPYIPMSRLPNGRPCVVGYCLEGACKKTESSVIQRLFDVFENLTVDGVLDFFRKNVVGCIIVFSLIFWIPISCCVSFQDRKKRNSLIQEGNRELQMNGNKFRESRIFI; this comes from the exons ATGGGCGGTGGGAACATCTATAGCACTGCAACCTACATT GCAGGAGTCATGGAGAGAGTAGATGCAATCTTCCGCAACACTGTGTGGAATATTGATTATGAAATCTCAGGCATGGGATTTGAACTGGCCGAG ATGAAGATTGAGACTAACGCCAGTAACAAtggttacaatgcagctaaaaGCGATTGGGACCCTCTGAAACTTCTGCAG GCATTTGGTCACAATCTAGAGTACAAAAAGTTCTGTGTGGCACACCTGTTTACTTATGAAAAGTTTGACAACAATGTTTTGGGACTAGCCTACATCGCCCCAACTACTGAGGGATCTGTCGGTGGCATGTGCTCTCTTA CTCGTTTTATCGATGGGCAAGAAACAGCTCTTAACACAGGATGGAGCTCTTCCAAGGATAGTACTGGTGAAACCGTACTTACACGACAGGCAGAGCTTGTAACAGCTCATG AACTTG GTCATAACTGGGGCGCTGAGCATGACCCTGACACCAGCAGCTGTTCTCCATCTGCAGTGGTCAATAATGGCAAATACCTTATGTATGCCTATTCCGTCACTGGCTATGACACAAATAATGAT AAATTTTCCCCTTGTAGCAGGCGTGACATTGGAGCTGTTCTTGCTGTAAAGGCTCAGAAATGTTTCAGTG AAACTCCAGAGAATACGTCATGTGGTAATGGACTTAAAGATGATAACGAAGAGTGCGATGCTGGATACATAGGTCGATTTGGCCTTGACCCTTGCTGTACTAAGGCCTGTCGTTTTTCCAATGGCTCTGTCTGCAG cCCGGTAAATTTTCCCTGCTGCTTCAATTGCCAGCTAGCACCCCAGGGCTTCACCTGCCAATCTGCCTCTGATATAACATGCCTTGCAGAATCAAAATGCAA TGGGTACAGTTATTCCTGTCCAGAACCAGCAAACAAACTGGATAACTCAACATGTCTTGATGA AGGATTGTGTCGAAATGGGTCATGCCTAGCATTCTGTGAGGCTCGTGGTCTAATCTCTTGCGCATGTAATCGAG AATCGGAGTCCTGTCAACGATGTTGCCGTGTTGGCCCACAGGCTGAATGCACGCCATACATTCCTATGAGTCGCTTGCCTAACGGTCGACCCTGTGTAGTCGGATATTGTCTAGAA GGGGCCTGCAAAAAAACAGAGTCTTCAGTTATTCAGCGACTGTTTGATGTGTTTGAAAACCTAACTGTTGATGGAGTAT TGGATTTTTTCCGTAAAAATGTGGTTGGCTGCATCATTGTCTTCTCATTGATTTTCTGGATCCCCATCAGCTGCTGTGTCTCCTTTCAG gatcggaagaaaagaaacagtttgATCCAGGAAGGAAATAGGGAATTACAAATG AATGGAAACAAGTTCAGAG
- the LOC112561901 gene encoding ADAM 17-like protease isoform X4 → MGGGNIYSTATYIAGVMERVDAIFRNTVWNIDYEISGMGFELAEMKIETNASNNGYNAAKSDWDPLKLLQAFGHNLEYKKFCVAHLFTYEKFDNNVLGLAYIAPTTEGSVGGMCSLTRFIDGQETALNTGWSSSKDSTGETVLTRQAELVTAHELGHNWGAEHDPDTSSCSPSAVVNNGKYLMYAYSVTGYDTNNDKFSPCSRRDIGAVLAVKAQKCFSETPENTSCGNGLKDDNEECDAGYIGRFGLDPCCTKACRFSNGSVCSPVNFPCCFNCQLAPQGFTCQSASDITCLAESKCNGYSYSCPEPANKLDNSTCLDEGLCRNGSCLAFCEARGLISCACNRESESCQRCCRVGPQAECTPYIPMSRLPNGRPCVVGYCLEGACKKTESSVIQRLFDVFENLTVDGVLDFFRKNVVGCIIVFSLIFWIPISCCVSFQDRKKRNSLIQEGNRELQMFSVSSID, encoded by the exons ATGGGCGGTGGGAACATCTATAGCACTGCAACCTACATT GCAGGAGTCATGGAGAGAGTAGATGCAATCTTCCGCAACACTGTGTGGAATATTGATTATGAAATCTCAGGCATGGGATTTGAACTGGCCGAG ATGAAGATTGAGACTAACGCCAGTAACAAtggttacaatgcagctaaaaGCGATTGGGACCCTCTGAAACTTCTGCAG GCATTTGGTCACAATCTAGAGTACAAAAAGTTCTGTGTGGCACACCTGTTTACTTATGAAAAGTTTGACAACAATGTTTTGGGACTAGCCTACATCGCCCCAACTACTGAGGGATCTGTCGGTGGCATGTGCTCTCTTA CTCGTTTTATCGATGGGCAAGAAACAGCTCTTAACACAGGATGGAGCTCTTCCAAGGATAGTACTGGTGAAACCGTACTTACACGACAGGCAGAGCTTGTAACAGCTCATG AACTTG GTCATAACTGGGGCGCTGAGCATGACCCTGACACCAGCAGCTGTTCTCCATCTGCAGTGGTCAATAATGGCAAATACCTTATGTATGCCTATTCCGTCACTGGCTATGACACAAATAATGAT AAATTTTCCCCTTGTAGCAGGCGTGACATTGGAGCTGTTCTTGCTGTAAAGGCTCAGAAATGTTTCAGTG AAACTCCAGAGAATACGTCATGTGGTAATGGACTTAAAGATGATAACGAAGAGTGCGATGCTGGATACATAGGTCGATTTGGCCTTGACCCTTGCTGTACTAAGGCCTGTCGTTTTTCCAATGGCTCTGTCTGCAG cCCGGTAAATTTTCCCTGCTGCTTCAATTGCCAGCTAGCACCCCAGGGCTTCACCTGCCAATCTGCCTCTGATATAACATGCCTTGCAGAATCAAAATGCAA TGGGTACAGTTATTCCTGTCCAGAACCAGCAAACAAACTGGATAACTCAACATGTCTTGATGA AGGATTGTGTCGAAATGGGTCATGCCTAGCATTCTGTGAGGCTCGTGGTCTAATCTCTTGCGCATGTAATCGAG AATCGGAGTCCTGTCAACGATGTTGCCGTGTTGGCCCACAGGCTGAATGCACGCCATACATTCCTATGAGTCGCTTGCCTAACGGTCGACCCTGTGTAGTCGGATATTGTCTAGAA GGGGCCTGCAAAAAAACAGAGTCTTCAGTTATTCAGCGACTGTTTGATGTGTTTGAAAACCTAACTGTTGATGGAGTAT TGGATTTTTTCCGTAAAAATGTGGTTGGCTGCATCATTGTCTTCTCATTGATTTTCTGGATCCCCATCAGCTGCTGTGTCTCCTTTCAG gatcggaagaaaagaaacagtttgATCCAGGAAGGAAATAGGGAATTACAAATG tTCAGTGTGTCAAGTATAGACTag